One stretch of Eupeodes corollae chromosome 2, idEupCoro1.1, whole genome shotgun sequence DNA includes these proteins:
- the LOC129947395 gene encoding hippocampus abundant transcript 1 protein isoform X3 gives MTQVWSSGIGEPSVYHALVVIFLEFFAWGLLTMPVIAVLNQTFPDHTFLMNGLVMGIKGILSFLSAPLIGALSDIWGRKFFLLITVFFTCAPIPLMTINTWWFFAMISISGVFAVTFSVVFAYVADVTTVEDRSKAYGLVSATFAASLVISPAMGAMLMEMYSDTLVVALATAIAVLDVFFILAAVPESLPEKVRPSSWGAPISWEQADPFAGLRKVGTDHTILMQCVTVLLSYLPEAGQYSCIFVYLKLKMGFNSVEVSIFIAMVGILSIIVQVTLGVLMQVLGAKRTIILGLIFEMMQLLWYGFGSQTWMMWAAGILAALGSVTYPAISVFVSIHSTADRQGAVQGMVTGMRGLCNGLGPAMFGVIFYLFNVDLNDEHNSIGHNGEDGVRNETLHPDTYAQLAPGPPFVFGAFMVVCAIMVAVFIPESRSDVSISRSASEKKRVSLDVQYEIECGRKSSSPLAPLMRSDSSAQL, from the exons AGTTCTGGAATCGGAGAGCCTAGTGTGTACCATGCCTTGGTTgtgatatttttagaatttttcgcATGGGGTCTGCTAACGATGCCCGTGATAGCG gTCCTTAATCAAACATTTCCGGATCATACATTTCTAATGAACGGTCTGGTTATGGGAATCAAGGGTATTTTATCGTTTTTAAGTGCACCACTAATTGGAGCACTATCCGACATATGGGGGAGGAAATTTTTTCTCTTAATAACGGTATTTTTCACATGTGCCCCCATACCATTGATGACAATAAACACCTGGTGGTTTTTCGCCATGATCTCAATTAGCGGTGTGTTTGCGGTCACATTTTCGGTTGTGTTCGCTTATGTTGCTGATGTAACAACTGTTGAAGACCGGTCGAAAGCTTATGGACTGGTTTCAGCGACATTTGCTGCAAGtttg gtTATTTCACCAGCAATGGGTGCAATGCTAATGGAAATGTACAGTGACACGTTAGTGGTAGCTTTAGCTACCGCTATAGCGGTGTTAGATGTATTCTTTATATTAGCTGCAGTACCAGAAAGTTTGCCAGAAAAAGTGCGACCATCGTCGTGGGGCGCACCAATCAGTTGGGAACAAGCTGATCCATTTGCT ggcCTTCGTAAAGTTGGCACAGATCACACAATTCTAATGCAATGCGTAACAGTATTGTTATCCTATCTCCCTGAAGCTGGACAGTATTcatgtatatttgtatatttgaaattaaaaatgggCTTCAATTCAGTTGAGGTATCAATATTTATTGCTATGGTTGGAATTCTCAGTATAATCGTTCAAGTTACGTTAGGTGTTTTAATGca GGTACTTGGTGCAAAACGTACAATAATTTTAggtcttatttttgaaatgatgcaATTACTGTGGTATGGATTTGGTAGTCAAACATg gATGATGTGGGCAGCTGGAATCCTAGCTGCGTTAGGTTCCGTTACATATCCAGCGATTAGTGTTTTTGTGTCTATCCATTCGACAGCAGATAGACAAG GCGCCGTCCAAGGAATGGTAACTGGAATGCGTGGTCTATGCAATGGACTTGGTCCAGCTATGTTCGGTgttatattttatctatttaaCGTTGATCTAAACGACGAACACAATAGTATAGGTCACAATGGGGAAGATGGTGTACGGAATGAAACCCTACATCCGGACACTTACGCACAATTAGCGCCTGGTCCACCATTCGTTTTTGGTGCTTTTATGGTTGTTTGTGCCATAATGGTAGCTGTATTTATACCAGAAAGTCGCAGTGATGTTAGTATAAGCAGATCAGCGAGCGAAAAAAAGA GAGTCTCATTGGATGTCCAATATGAAATCGAATGTGGTCGCAAATCCTCGAGTCCCTTAGCTCCGTTAATGCGATCGGATTCATCTGCGCAACTGTAg
- the LOC129947395 gene encoding hippocampus abundant transcript 1 protein isoform X2 → MPKIYMKKPIGMVIRNRNNIKDVVITSSGIGEPSVYHALVVIFLEFFAWGLLTMPVIAVLNQTFPDHTFLMNGLVMGIKGILSFLSAPLIGALSDIWGRKFFLLITVFFTCAPIPLMTINTWWFFAMISISGVFAVTFSVVFAYVADVTTVEDRSKAYGLVSATFAASLVISPAMGAMLMEMYSDTLVVALATAIAVLDVFFILAAVPESLPEKVRPSSWGAPISWEQADPFAGLRKVGTDHTILMQCVTVLLSYLPEAGQYSCIFVYLKLKMGFNSVEVSIFIAMVGILSIIVQVTLGVLMQVLGAKRTIILGLIFEMMQLLWYGFGSQTWMMWAAGILAALGSVTYPAISVFVSIHSTADRQGAVQGMVTGMRGLCNGLGPAMFGVIFYLFNVDLNDEHNSIGHNGEDGVRNETLHPDTYAQLAPGPPFVFGAFMVVCAIMVAVFIPESRSDVSISRSASEKKRVSLDVQYEIECGRKSSSPLAPLMRSDSSAQL, encoded by the exons AGTTCTGGAATCGGAGAGCCTAGTGTGTACCATGCCTTGGTTgtgatatttttagaatttttcgcATGGGGTCTGCTAACGATGCCCGTGATAGCG gTCCTTAATCAAACATTTCCGGATCATACATTTCTAATGAACGGTCTGGTTATGGGAATCAAGGGTATTTTATCGTTTTTAAGTGCACCACTAATTGGAGCACTATCCGACATATGGGGGAGGAAATTTTTTCTCTTAATAACGGTATTTTTCACATGTGCCCCCATACCATTGATGACAATAAACACCTGGTGGTTTTTCGCCATGATCTCAATTAGCGGTGTGTTTGCGGTCACATTTTCGGTTGTGTTCGCTTATGTTGCTGATGTAACAACTGTTGAAGACCGGTCGAAAGCTTATGGACTGGTTTCAGCGACATTTGCTGCAAGtttg gtTATTTCACCAGCAATGGGTGCAATGCTAATGGAAATGTACAGTGACACGTTAGTGGTAGCTTTAGCTACCGCTATAGCGGTGTTAGATGTATTCTTTATATTAGCTGCAGTACCAGAAAGTTTGCCAGAAAAAGTGCGACCATCGTCGTGGGGCGCACCAATCAGTTGGGAACAAGCTGATCCATTTGCT ggcCTTCGTAAAGTTGGCACAGATCACACAATTCTAATGCAATGCGTAACAGTATTGTTATCCTATCTCCCTGAAGCTGGACAGTATTcatgtatatttgtatatttgaaattaaaaatgggCTTCAATTCAGTTGAGGTATCAATATTTATTGCTATGGTTGGAATTCTCAGTATAATCGTTCAAGTTACGTTAGGTGTTTTAATGca GGTACTTGGTGCAAAACGTACAATAATTTTAggtcttatttttgaaatgatgcaATTACTGTGGTATGGATTTGGTAGTCAAACATg gATGATGTGGGCAGCTGGAATCCTAGCTGCGTTAGGTTCCGTTACATATCCAGCGATTAGTGTTTTTGTGTCTATCCATTCGACAGCAGATAGACAAG GCGCCGTCCAAGGAATGGTAACTGGAATGCGTGGTCTATGCAATGGACTTGGTCCAGCTATGTTCGGTgttatattttatctatttaaCGTTGATCTAAACGACGAACACAATAGTATAGGTCACAATGGGGAAGATGGTGTACGGAATGAAACCCTACATCCGGACACTTACGCACAATTAGCGCCTGGTCCACCATTCGTTTTTGGTGCTTTTATGGTTGTTTGTGCCATAATGGTAGCTGTATTTATACCAGAAAGTCGCAGTGATGTTAGTATAAGCAGATCAGCGAGCGAAAAAAAGA GAGTCTCATTGGATGTCCAATATGAAATCGAATGTGGTCGCAAATCCTCGAGTCCCTTAGCTCCGTTAATGCGATCGGATTCATCTGCGCAACTGTAg
- the LOC129947395 gene encoding hippocampus abundant transcript 1 protein isoform X4, which produces MVSSGIGEPSVYHALVVIFLEFFAWGLLTMPVIAVLNQTFPDHTFLMNGLVMGIKGILSFLSAPLIGALSDIWGRKFFLLITVFFTCAPIPLMTINTWWFFAMISISGVFAVTFSVVFAYVADVTTVEDRSKAYGLVSATFAASLVISPAMGAMLMEMYSDTLVVALATAIAVLDVFFILAAVPESLPEKVRPSSWGAPISWEQADPFAGLRKVGTDHTILMQCVTVLLSYLPEAGQYSCIFVYLKLKMGFNSVEVSIFIAMVGILSIIVQVTLGVLMQVLGAKRTIILGLIFEMMQLLWYGFGSQTWMMWAAGILAALGSVTYPAISVFVSIHSTADRQGAVQGMVTGMRGLCNGLGPAMFGVIFYLFNVDLNDEHNSIGHNGEDGVRNETLHPDTYAQLAPGPPFVFGAFMVVCAIMVAVFIPESRSDVSISRSASEKKRVSLDVQYEIECGRKSSSPLAPLMRSDSSAQL; this is translated from the exons AGTTCTGGAATCGGAGAGCCTAGTGTGTACCATGCCTTGGTTgtgatatttttagaatttttcgcATGGGGTCTGCTAACGATGCCCGTGATAGCG gTCCTTAATCAAACATTTCCGGATCATACATTTCTAATGAACGGTCTGGTTATGGGAATCAAGGGTATTTTATCGTTTTTAAGTGCACCACTAATTGGAGCACTATCCGACATATGGGGGAGGAAATTTTTTCTCTTAATAACGGTATTTTTCACATGTGCCCCCATACCATTGATGACAATAAACACCTGGTGGTTTTTCGCCATGATCTCAATTAGCGGTGTGTTTGCGGTCACATTTTCGGTTGTGTTCGCTTATGTTGCTGATGTAACAACTGTTGAAGACCGGTCGAAAGCTTATGGACTGGTTTCAGCGACATTTGCTGCAAGtttg gtTATTTCACCAGCAATGGGTGCAATGCTAATGGAAATGTACAGTGACACGTTAGTGGTAGCTTTAGCTACCGCTATAGCGGTGTTAGATGTATTCTTTATATTAGCTGCAGTACCAGAAAGTTTGCCAGAAAAAGTGCGACCATCGTCGTGGGGCGCACCAATCAGTTGGGAACAAGCTGATCCATTTGCT ggcCTTCGTAAAGTTGGCACAGATCACACAATTCTAATGCAATGCGTAACAGTATTGTTATCCTATCTCCCTGAAGCTGGACAGTATTcatgtatatttgtatatttgaaattaaaaatgggCTTCAATTCAGTTGAGGTATCAATATTTATTGCTATGGTTGGAATTCTCAGTATAATCGTTCAAGTTACGTTAGGTGTTTTAATGca GGTACTTGGTGCAAAACGTACAATAATTTTAggtcttatttttgaaatgatgcaATTACTGTGGTATGGATTTGGTAGTCAAACATg gATGATGTGGGCAGCTGGAATCCTAGCTGCGTTAGGTTCCGTTACATATCCAGCGATTAGTGTTTTTGTGTCTATCCATTCGACAGCAGATAGACAAG GCGCCGTCCAAGGAATGGTAACTGGAATGCGTGGTCTATGCAATGGACTTGGTCCAGCTATGTTCGGTgttatattttatctatttaaCGTTGATCTAAACGACGAACACAATAGTATAGGTCACAATGGGGAAGATGGTGTACGGAATGAAACCCTACATCCGGACACTTACGCACAATTAGCGCCTGGTCCACCATTCGTTTTTGGTGCTTTTATGGTTGTTTGTGCCATAATGGTAGCTGTATTTATACCAGAAAGTCGCAGTGATGTTAGTATAAGCAGATCAGCGAGCGAAAAAAAGA GAGTCTCATTGGATGTCCAATATGAAATCGAATGTGGTCGCAAATCCTCGAGTCCCTTAGCTCCGTTAATGCGATCGGATTCATCTGCGCAACTGTAg
- the LOC129947396 gene encoding pre-mRNA-splicing factor Slu7, whose protein sequence is MSFAAPKTPVSQIIHNKDNQDEPKKKTREDWRKAKELEEARKAGTAPAAVDEEGRDINPHIPQYISSAPWYYGASGPTLKHQRPQKDDEESTALQTKLVIKGVDSSRLVTKFRKGACENCGAITHKKKDCLERPRKCMAKYAESIVIHDEHIVDSNATDYDEKRDRWSAYDPASHKDIVDEFEKVEEAKRQLKADKLKNNPDAELSDEESDEDKYVDEVDMPGTKVDSKQRITVRNLRIREDTAKYLRNLDPNSAYYDPKTRSMRDNPNPQLKPDEVEFAGENTVRYSGDTTKHSTAQLFAWEAHRKGVDVHLLAEPTKLELLQKDYNLKKEDFKAQTKDHILEKYGGEEHLQVPPKSLLLAQNENYIEYSRSGKVVKGMEKSRAVSAYEEDVFPNNHKTIWGSFWHSGRWGYKCCKSFIKNSYCVSASKETIESSDAVVTHPQTQQRELEQVVQEEETVVEEQEEEEEDESEPEQADSPKKSSKKSKKDKKKKKKSKHKRREAEKKEEAKKKEDKVELDDRKRAYNSMYDVKAPTEEEIEEFMIKRTRDEDPMLQFMGK, encoded by the coding sequence ATGAGTTTCGCTGCTCCGAAAACTCCTGTCTCCCAAATCATACACAACAAAGACAACCAAGATGAGCCAAAGAAGAAAACTCGTGAAGATTGGCGCAAAGCAAAAGAACTCGAGGAAGCCCGAAAAGCTGGTACAGCACCAGCTGCCGTCGATGAGGAAGGCCGAGACATCAACCCTCATATTCCACAGTATATTTCAAGTGCTCCATGGTATTACGGGGCTTCTGGTCCAACATTGAAACATCAACGTCCACAGAAAGACGACGAGGAGAGCACCGCCCTGCAAACCAAGCTGGTCATCAAGGGAGTCGACAGCTCTAGGTTGGTGACTAAATTCAGGAAAGGTGCCTGCGAGAATTGTGGAGCCATAACGCACAAGAAAAAAGATTGTCTTGAGAGACCAAGAAAATGCATGGCTAAGTACGCCGAATCAATTGTGATCCACGACGAACACATTGTTGACAGCAATGCCACGGATTACGACGAGAAACGAGATCGCTGGAGTGCCTACGATCCGGCGTCCCACAAAGACATCGTGGATGAGTTCGAGAAGGTCGAAGAAGCGAAGAGGCAGTTGAAAGCTGACAAACTGAAGAATAACCCAGATGCCGAGCTGTCGGACGAGGAGAGTGACGAAGACAAGTACGTAGATGAGGTTGACATGCCTGGAACAAAAGTCGATTCGAAACAGAGAATCACTGTGAGAAATCTCCGAATCCGAGAAGATACCGCCAAGTATCTCAGGAATTTGGATCCCAACTCCGCGTACTATGATCCCAAGACACGTTCGATGAGAGATAACCCCAATCCTCAGCTAAAGCCTGATGAGGTTGAGTTCGCCGGAGAGAACACAGTCCGCTACAGTGGTGACACAACTAAGCATTCCACGGCCCAGTTGTTTGCATGGGAAGCTCATAGAAAGGGagttgatgtccatttgctgGCCGAACCTACGAAGCTTGAACTCCTGCAGAAGGACTACAACTTGAAGAAGGAGGACTTCAAGGCACAGACTAAGGACCACATCCTTGAAAAGTACGGAGGCGAGGAACATCTTCAAGTCCCACCGAAGTCTCTATTGCTGGCTCAAAACGAAAACTACATTGAATACTCGAGGAGTGGCAAAGTAGTCAAGGGAATGGAAAAATCCCGAGCGGTTAGTGCTTATGAAGAAGATGTCTTTCCGAATAACCACAAAACCATATGGGGGTCTTTCTGGCACAGCGGCCGATGGGGATACAAATGTTGCAAATCCTTTATCAAAAACTCTTACTGCGTGAGTGCTAGCAAAGAAACCATTGAGTCAAGCGATGCGGTGGTCACACATCCCCAGACGCAACAACGTGAACTGGAACAAGTTGTCCAAGAAGAGGAGACTGTTGTGGaggaacaagaagaagaagaagaagatgaatcAGAGCCGGAACAAGCCGACAGTCCAAAgaaatcatcaaaaaaatcaaagaaggacaaaaagaagaaaaagaagagtaAGCATAAGCGACGAGAAGCCGAGAAAAAAGAGGAAGCTAAAAAGAAGGAAGATAAAGTGGAACTGGACGATAGAAAGCGGGCGTATAACAGTATGTACGATGTTAAAGCACCCACCGAAGAGGAAATAGAAGAGTTTATGATCAAGAGGACGAGGGACGAAGATCCTATGTTACAGTTTAtgggaaaatga